The Shewanella algae DNA segment TGGGTACAGTGGCCTTTTTCTATGCCAATCGCCTGCTGCCTGCCTCTTTGCCTGGCCGCAGTCAATGGGAGGTTCACAGCTTCTTTATTCTGCTGCTGATCAGCGGCTTGCTGGCTATCTGGCGCAGAGACAGAGCCATGTGGCGCGCTCAACTGGCGGCGCTGACAGCTGCACTGGCGTTCTTGCCGCTGCTGAACGCCCTGACCTCGCCAGCCAACCTGCTGAGCAACCTCGCGGCCGGTCAGTGGCAATTGGCGGGATTTGATCTGCTGGCACTGGCCTTCGCAGCCCTTGGCTTATTTGCCTTCAAGCGTTTGGGGAGGCAGCCAATGAAACAAACGGCCAAGGCCCAAAAACTTCAGGCGGTGCGCGGATGATGATTGCACTTATTGCGTTGACTTATCTCGCCTTTGGCCTGCTGGCCATATCCATGTTCGGTCATTTCCGTGAGGCCATGGGGCGCGCTCCCAAAACTCTGGAAAGCCACCTGCTATATGCGGGCGGTTGGTTGGCCCTGCTGGCAAGCTTTGTGCTTTGTGGCATGGGGTATGGCTGGGGTTATGGCAGCATACTGTTTTTCGGCCTGATGACGCTGGCTGCCCTACCTGTGGTTTTGCAGCTCAGCTATCTCGGTCGCAGTCTGCCTAAAGCGCTTATGTTGGCGCCGGTTGTTTTTGTTGTGGGTTGGTTTATCTAACCAATTTTGGCTCAAACTCTGCCATGAAAAAGCGCTGCAACAGCAGCGCTTTTTAGTGCGTATCTCAAAATAAAGCCAGCAATCAGCGAGGATTTTTAGGGCTCTTACAGCCTTTGCCCTTACAACCACCTGTGTCACCGCCACCGCCGGTACCACCGCCCGAGCAACCGTTGGCGGTCAGGTAATCCACTGCATCCTTGGCCTGCACCAGACCGTAACCCGTCTCATCATCACGGCCGGCAGCGCCGAGATCTTCGGCGGTGGCACGCAATGCCGCACGAATGTCACTGTTGCTGCACTGAGGGAAATGACTCCACACCAAGGCCGCAACCCCTGCCACATGAGGTGTCGCCATCGAAGTACCGTCGAAGTAAGCATAGTTACCCGCGCCGATATCAACGCTGGCATTGCTGCCAACTGCCGCCAACATGGCCGCACCATCGGTATCACTCACACCCACAGACGGAATGGCGGTAACCACCTCACCCAGAGTCCCGTTTAAGGCCCCTGGCTCATTGTTGTAGATAATGGCCGCTACACCACCGCCATTTTCACAGGCGAGCACCTTGTCGGAGAAGGCGATATTACCGCGTTGAATTAAACACACCTTACCGGCGGCATCACACTGGCTCTCACCTGTGCCGCAGTCAGCCAGAGTACCGGCGGCGCTACCTGTAGGTGAGCCTTCCATACCTATGGCTTCGTAACCATTACCGGCCACTGTGGCCGCAGCCACCAGCGCAGTGCCCATAGGCACGGAGGAAAGCACGCCGACACCCGGGCCGGAGAGTTCAACCTGACTGGTACGTTGTGAGAAATCCGCATGCTGCTTGTTGGCATCCACTGCGGCAACCGACACCACAGAGTTATAAGATGCCGGATAAGAGTGACGGGTATTACCGTCGTTACCGGCGGCGGCAATACTCAGAATGCCGCGGCTGTCGGCGGCAGCAAAGGCGCTGTCCTCGGTGCGGCTCTTCAAGCTGCCACCCAGGCTCATGTTGATTACCTTGGCGCCGGCCTGCTCACACTTGTCCAGCGCGGCAACCAGGCTGGATGAGTAGCCCCAGCCATCGGCATTAAACACCTTGATAATGTGCAAGTTAAGATTGCCGTTGGGGTTTACGCCAACCACACCAACCCCATTGTTGAGTGCGGCAATCGTCCCGGCCACATGGGTACCATGATGGTTTTCATCTGTGTACCAGTTACCGGTACCGGGGTCATTGGTACCATCGACATTGTTGCCCGACAGATCTTCATGGGCCAACTGGTAACCTGAGTCTATGATACAGACCTTCATATTACCGGTCTGGGCGTCACTGAGTTGGTCGGCCTGTACCATGGGAATACCGTAAGGCACTACCTGTGAAAGCGGGAAACGTTTCACATCCGCTTCGACATATTCCACGTTGGGATTGTTGGCCAGGCCCTTGAGAGCCTGAGCCGGGATGGAAAAGGCGGCGGCGTTGTGGGCCGACAGATCCAGTTCCATTTTGGCGCCCATAGCCTTCATCTGCGCCATAGTGCTGGGGCCTTTCCCCTCCTTGAACTTAACGATGTAACGTTCGTTATCTGCAGCCTGTGCACCAACGCACAGCGCCAGGGTAACCGCTGCCGCGAGGGGCTTGTAAAATGCCTGCATAATGTTCTCCTGCAATTTGTCTTTGATCAGTATTTCGATCCATCTCGAAATATCATTTTTATTAACATTTGAAACATTTTGTTTACACACTCTGTTGTTATAGCGCCGCCAGACGACAGATGCAAGACTAAAGTAGGTGGAATGACCAAAGAGATAAGACCAAAGCATTAAAGTTAAAAAACACAAATATTCAATTTAAAACAATTAGTTAACAAGAAACAGCTCTTGGGTTTACTGAGAAAAATCGAGCCGGGTGGAATCGTGATGACCTGTGGCAGACAAGGGTTTGGCAAATAGGCTATAGTGGCCGCTACTTTGCAAACCGTCTCAAGGAGCATCCAATTGAGTTTTCATCTGACCGTATCCTGGCAAACCAGCCCGGCGCCCGAGGGAGAGTTCAATCGCGATCATCAAATAGACTTTGGTACAGGCCAACAACTGCTGGCATCAGCAGCCCCCGAATACAAAGGCAATGAAGCCAAGGTCAATCCGGAAGAGAGTCTGCTGGCGGCATTGTCGTCCTGCCATATGCTGACCTTCCTGACCATAGCTCACTTGAAGCGCTTACCGGTAGAGAGCTACCGGGATAGCGCCACCGCAGAAATCGGCAAGAAGGAGTCTGGTAAAATTGCCGTGACCCGCATGAGCCTCAACCCTGAAGTCACTTTTGCCGAAGGCACTGAGATAGATAGGGAAACGCTGGAAAAGATCCACGAAAAGGCACATGCCAACTGCTTTATCGCCAACTCACTGGCGGCCGATACCGAAGTGGAAATTAATTTCTGAGCAATAAAAACGGGTGCTACCGACCTGGGAACCACGTGGCCGATAACACCCTAACACCTGCACAGGGGATGCAAAATGCATCCCCTGTTTTTTATCACTGCTTACTTAATATCGTCCGCTTCACCCTTGGGAGGCATGGGGCGAGCATTCAATGCCGGTATGGGTTCGCGTACCAGTTCATCCTTGAGATAACTGATAGCCCGCTCTAGCTGGGCGTCTTTGCCTTTGAAGGTTGCCAGTGGCAGGTTGTCTACCTCGATATCCGGGCTGACACCTCGGCCTTCAAGCACCCAGCGGCCATCGATAGCATACTGAGGATATTCGGCAACCCGCGCCATGCCCCAGTCGGTGAGGCTGTTGCGCCCCGAGAGCCAAACCCCGGCACCCGCCGTCTGTTTACCCACCAAGGGCGCCAGTCCCAGCGCCTTTATGCCGGCGGAGAAGGTTTCACCATCGGAATAGGTCAACTGATCCGTCAGTACCACCAGGTGGCCGCGGAACGTCTGTTGCATGTTGACATAAGGCGCGCCTGTTGTAGGTTGCCAGAAGGCCCATGCCTTACGCAGCAGCTTTTCAATGATCCAGCTGTCGATATTACCGCCACGATTGCGGCGCACATCGATAACCAGGCCATCCTTGTCGTAGTTGGCGTAAAACTCGCGGGCAAAGCTCTCAATATCACCACTGCCCATGGCATACAGATGCAGATAACCTATCTTGCCATCACTGGCCTTGGCCACCTTATCGGCATTGGCATTGACCCAATCGAGATACCTGAGTTTGGCATTGTCACGGTTGCTGATAGCCTGCACTATTACCTTGTGCTGCTTGCTACCGCGCTTGAGTCCCAAAAGCACCTGTTTGTCGGCCTGATTACGCAGCATGGAGGTGAGCTGCGCCAGGGTAGCCAACTTACGGCCATTGATATGGGTGATGATGTCGCCATCACGGACATCGACCCCGGGGCGCGCCAGCGGTGAGGCCTGCATCGGCAATTCAGGGTCGGTGCGATAGATATGACTGACCTTGACACCATCTTTCACCTGACTCAGACGTGCACCCAGCTCGGCGGCCTTGGGCATGTCGGGATCCTTGGCAAAGTCACCGCCGCGCACTTGAGAGTGCAGCGCATCGAGCTCACCCATCATCTGAGTGAAGATGTCATTCAGCTCATGTCTGTCGGTAAGCCGGTCCAGCAATGGCTGATATTTGGCCTTGGCGGCTTGCCAATCGACACCGCGCATCTTCTTGTCGAAGAAGGAGTCTCTGTGCATCAGCCAGGCATCTTCAAAGATCTGCTGCCACTCCTGACGCGGTTGAATGGCGAGTTGCCACTGGGATGTTTGCACCACGGCATTGCTGAGATCGCCCGGCAGTTTGTCACCCACTGGCACTATCACCATCTCTTTGGGATTGCTCTGCTTACGCAGCAATACCTTGCTCTGATCGGCCGAGAGTTGATAATCGCGCACATCATCAGCGAAGGTTTCCAACTTGGGGCTCAAAGGGTCAAACTTCACCAGCTTGAGCGCCGACTGTTTGCCTGTGATATCCCTATCGAGCAGATAGAGACCCGGGCCCAATACCTGCAGTTTCTGGTAGTTGCCCGCCTCTATGGGGACTTGCCACAGCCGCGACTTCAGGCCTTTCCAATCCACTTTCAGCTTATCGTCAACGGCCTTTTCATCACCGGCAGCAACGCCTTGCAGCTCGTTGGGACGTTGAAATGGGAAACGGGCATCCTGACTCAATGCCAGGGCAAATATTTGGCTACGCTTGTCAAATACGGGGCCCATGTTGCGATCGCCCCAAGGCGAAGATGGAGTGGCCTGGAACTCGCGGTTTGACAGGAAATAGAGCCACTGACCATCCGGGCTGAAACTGGGCGAGAAAGACTCGTATTTGTCGCTGGTCAGCATATCGCCCTTGGCGGATTCCAGCGAGTAAAGCATCACCTGGCTTCGTTGGGCACCGACTTCCGAGCGAGTCAAAGCCAGGAAGCGGCTATCCGGCGACCAACGGATATCGGCATAGGGGCCAAGACCTTCGTTGTTGGTCACTATCTTCTTGTTACTGCCGTCTTTGAGATCCAGCAGCCATAAATTACCGGCATAATCATCATGTGCCAAATAACGCCCATTGGGCGACAGCTCCAGGCTCATTCTCAATGTGTTGCCATCTTGGGTCAGCTGCTTGGCGCCAGCGCTGCCATCGGCGGGATAACGCCAGATCTCCTGCTCACCGGAAGCATCCGAGATGGCATAGACCCAACGGCCGTC contains these protein-coding regions:
- a CDS encoding DUF3325 domain-containing protein — translated: MMIALIALTYLAFGLLAISMFGHFREAMGRAPKTLESHLLYAGGWLALLASFVLCGMGYGWGYGSILFFGLMTLAALPVVLQLSYLGRSLPKALMLAPVVFVVGWFI
- a CDS encoding S8 family serine peptidase, giving the protein MQAFYKPLAAAVTLALCVGAQAADNERYIVKFKEGKGPSTMAQMKAMGAKMELDLSAHNAAAFSIPAQALKGLANNPNVEYVEADVKRFPLSQVVPYGIPMVQADQLSDAQTGNMKVCIIDSGYQLAHEDLSGNNVDGTNDPGTGNWYTDENHHGTHVAGTIAALNNGVGVVGVNPNGNLNLHIIKVFNADGWGYSSSLVAALDKCEQAGAKVINMSLGGSLKSRTEDSAFAAADSRGILSIAAAGNDGNTRHSYPASYNSVVSVAAVDANKQHADFSQRTSQVELSGPGVGVLSSVPMGTALVAAATVAGNGYEAIGMEGSPTGSAAGTLADCGTGESQCDAAGKVCLIQRGNIAFSDKVLACENGGGVAAIIYNNEPGALNGTLGEVVTAIPSVGVSDTDGAAMLAAVGSNASVDIGAGNYAYFDGTSMATPHVAGVAALVWSHFPQCSNSDIRAALRATAEDLGAAGRDDETGYGLVQAKDAVDYLTANGCSGGGTGGGGDTGGCKGKGCKSPKNPR
- a CDS encoding S41 family peptidase, whose protein sequence is MKLRHSVACCMLALGTLGSAAAYAVEAGQGYYRSPAIHDNTLVFTAEGDIWTQKLGQDKAARLTSLPAEELNAKISADGKSLAFTANYDGAQEVYVIPMSGGIAKRVSFENSQVRLQGWTANGEILYATDNAQGPANYWVLRSVNPDTLTTRDLPLADAIEGVVDPQGEYVYFTRFGLQTTGDNAKVYRGGAMGELWRYQLGQDKEAVRLGKEHQGSLRHPMLWQGRVYFVSDADGNANIWSMASDGSDLKQLTQYRDFEVRTPYLDGGRIVFQLGADIHLWDLASGQEQKLDLRLASDFPERREHWVKDPLDFATSARLAPAGDKVVITARSHVALATTDGSRLVELDSDGKHRMRNALMSHDGRWVYAISDASGEQEIWRYPADGSAGAKQLTQDGNTLRMSLELSPNGRYLAHDDYAGNLWLLDLKDGSNKKIVTNNEGLGPYADIRWSPDSRFLALTRSEVGAQRSQVMLYSLESAKGDMLTSDKYESFSPSFSPDGQWLYFLSNREFQATPSSPWGDRNMGPVFDKRSQIFALALSQDARFPFQRPNELQGVAAGDEKAVDDKLKVDWKGLKSRLWQVPIEAGNYQKLQVLGPGLYLLDRDITGKQSALKLVKFDPLSPKLETFADDVRDYQLSADQSKVLLRKQSNPKEMVIVPVGDKLPGDLSNAVVQTSQWQLAIQPRQEWQQIFEDAWLMHRDSFFDKKMRGVDWQAAKAKYQPLLDRLTDRHELNDIFTQMMGELDALHSQVRGGDFAKDPDMPKAAELGARLSQVKDGVKVSHIYRTDPELPMQASPLARPGVDVRDGDIITHINGRKLATLAQLTSMLRNQADKQVLLGLKRGSKQHKVIVQAISNRDNAKLRYLDWVNANADKVAKASDGKIGYLHLYAMGSGDIESFAREFYANYDKDGLVIDVRRNRGGNIDSWIIEKLLRKAWAFWQPTTGAPYVNMQQTFRGHLVVLTDQLTYSDGETFSAGIKALGLAPLVGKQTAGAGVWLSGRNSLTDWGMARVAEYPQYAIDGRWVLEGRGVSPDIEVDNLPLATFKGKDAQLERAISYLKDELVREPIPALNARPMPPKGEADDIK
- a CDS encoding OsmC family protein, with protein sequence MSFHLTVSWQTSPAPEGEFNRDHQIDFGTGQQLLASAAPEYKGNEAKVNPEESLLAALSSCHMLTFLTIAHLKRLPVESYRDSATAEIGKKESGKIAVTRMSLNPEVTFAEGTEIDRETLEKIHEKAHANCFIANSLAADTEVEINF